The following coding sequences are from one Triticum aestivum cultivar Chinese Spring chromosome 5A, IWGSC CS RefSeq v2.1, whole genome shotgun sequence window:
- the LOC123108367 gene encoding DELLA protein SLR1-like — MGHFAFGWQGKEPAAANSPSGAGATLSLQSVQGTAAATTGADTAHCLDPATYAPAVPPMVPPPVAEATARRCQEAENIAVYLIHVLHKCAETIEAGDYAAAAGKLAEARTMLATSVSTTTGIGRVASHFAAALAQRLFPASPQYSFALDASTERAGELYRRFYDAGPYLKFAHFTANQAILEAFEGCDRVHVVDLAIKQGMQWPALIQALSIRPGGPPSVRITGVGSAPGADEVGLRLAEFARTMNVPFSFQRVTDDSLDQLQPWMFQVLPGEAVAVNSICQLHRLLVNPDAASTSLPTPIDVVLGWIASMQPRVFTVVEQEADHNKPRLVTRFDNAMFYYGSVLDSMEAMSVSRGGAIGNGAGADAYVQREIFNIVCYEGSARTERHEPLAYWCARLWRTGLTHVPLGPSAAYQAAKFVRVFSGTGFRVQEIGGCLSLAWHDHPLFTVSVWSAMPADGAGTAKEHADKHKLKMSIGESSGAATCQTPRRSERA, encoded by the coding sequence ATGGGCCATTTCGCCTTCGGCTGGCAGGGCAAGGAACCCGCCGCCGCCAACTCCCCGTCCGGCGCGGGTGCTACGCTGTCTCTCCAGTCCGTCCAGGGCACCGCCGCCGCGACGACCGGCGCTGACACGGCGCACTGCCTCGACCCAGCCACGTACGCGCCCGCAGTCCCACCCATGGTCCCGCCGCCCGTTGCGgaggcgacggcgaggaggtgccagGAAGCGGAGAACATCGCGGTCTATCTCATCCACGTCCTTCACAAGTGCGCTGAAACCATCGAGGCGGGCGACTATGCGGCCGCGGCCGGCAAGCTCGCCGAGGCACGCACGATGCTCGCGACGTCTGTCTCGACGACCACCGGGATCGGCCGCGTCGCCAGCCACTTCGCCGCCGCGCTTGCCCAACGCCTCTTCCCGGCGTCACCGCAGTACTCCTTCGCGCTGGACGCCTCGACGGAGCGCGCTGGCGAGCTCTACCGTCGGTTCTACGATGCGGGGCCCTACCTCAAGTTCGCGCACTTCACGGCCAACCAGGCCATCCTCGAGGCGTTTGAGGGCTGCGACCGCGTGCATGTCGTGGATCTCGCCATCAAGCAAGGCATGCAGTGGCCTGCCCTCATCCAGGCTCTCTCCATCCGCCCTGGCGGCCCGCCGTCCGTCCGCATCACCGGCGTCGGATCTGCGCCCGGCGCCGACGAAGTTGGCCTCCGCCTCGCCGAGTTCGCGCGCACCATGAACGTCCCCTTCTCATTTCAAAGGGTCACCGATGACAGCCTGGACCAGCTCCAGCCGTGGATGTTCCAGGTCCTCCCCggagaggcggtggccgtgaactcCATATGCCAACTCCACCGCCTCCTGGTGAACCCGGATGCCGCATCCACGTCTCTCCCCACTCCCATCGACGTCGTGCTCGGCTGGATCGCGTCCATGCAGCCCAGGGTGTTCACGGTGGTGGAGCAGGAGGCGGACCACAACAAGCCGCGGCTGGTGACACGCTTCGACAATGCCATGTTCTACTACGGCTCCGTGCTCGACTCCATGGAGGCCATGTCCGTGAGCCGTGGCGGCGCCATCGGCAACGGAGCCGGCGCTGACGCATACGTGCAGAGGGAGATCTTCAACATCGTATGCTACGAGGGCAGCGCCCGCACCGAGCGCCACGAGCCGCTGGCATACTGGTGCGCTCGCCTCTGGCGCACGGGTCTCACCCACGTGCCACTGGGTCCGAGCGCGGCCTACCAGGCCGCCAAGTTTGTCCGCGTGTTCTCCGGCACTGGATTCCGTGTCCAGGAGATCGGCGGTTGCCTCTCGCTCGCGTGGCACGACCACCCCCTGTTCACGGTGTCCGTGTGGAGTGCAATGCCCGCCGACGGCGCCGGCACTGCCAAGGAGCACGCCGATAAGCACAAGTTGAAGATGAGCATCGGCGAGAGCAGCGGCGCGGCCACCTGCCAGACGCCGAGGCGCAGTGAAAGAGCGTGA